Part of the Aquarana catesbeiana isolate 2022-GZ linkage group LG12, ASM4218655v1, whole genome shotgun sequence genome, AAGTTGTCGAAGAGCTGCATCTGGCTCCTGAGGAAATGGTTAGGGAACACTACTTACAAATGTCACTAATTGAGGTTTGAAAATGGGGCCTCCATCCACCTTCAGTGCGGAACTAATATGACATAATGGGGTATCTCATTAAGTTTGGGAGAATTAACAAATAACACTTATTAGAAAAATGCAGGCATCTCTGTGGTTACTCAACTGTCTTCCTTTAACACTGAGACTTGCATATAAAAGTCACACCATCCCATAAAATACATTTCATACATTCTACTTTAATGTGTGgtcaaaaaaatgaaaagaatcGCATTGTATGGAGGGTATAGCGCTGTAGTACCTGGTTTCTGGATTCTGTTTCTGCAAGGAACACAGTTTTCATGGAGTTTCTatgccctcctccatgtcctgtgTGGACGACTTTTAGGGACTCAATCTAAAAGGGGGTAATCGGCCTTCAGCCAACGGTGTGCGAGTGACTTAGGACGTTAAATTATAGTGTGTGCGTGTCAGGACAAGATTTTTTTGTGGACTAAGTGGTGTGGGCTCTGACTAGTTTTTCTTTTGTTATACTTGAAACCACCCGCCAATTAACACAAAATCAGACCCTAGGGTATAGACAAGAACTGGGAGACTAGACTCCTTGAGATTAAACAGGAAGTgtgcacaggacagctctgaatttttgACAAGAGcaacgtttttttctttttgcgttCTCTAacctatatattatttatttatttttttaatcctgttTTGATAGTATATTTAGCAGACCAATTGGTAGAAAATAAGACCTTCATTGATGGTTACATACACATTAAGGGCCTGTGTAGATGGGCTTTGGCTTGCGTTGATGGTATAAGtttctgcagttgacctccttctgacctataTTTGACCTGCTTTTAATTGGAGTTTGCATTACCATAGACTATTATGGGAATGCAAAACTGGCCTGAAGTGAACAAAAGCCCTTCAACACAGGCCCCAAGCCTCTTCAGGGCCAGAGGCCCCAGTTTGTCATATGGTGTATCTTAAAGGTTAATTTATGGGCTTAGATATGTGTTGGCTTTATGTGGTGGGTAGGATGTTTCTGTATATTTTGATACATATGTCACAAGTAGAAATAAATAACTGATtgcgaaatcttttttttttatttttcttttttaggttttcattCAAGCAGTAACGACCTGAAATGATGCTGGAAATTTGACTTTCCCCTTTTAAAAGCTTTGTCTTCAGGCCCAACCAAACCATGGGGACGGTCCTCTCCATATCCCCAAGCTACCGCAAGGCGGGACTGTTTGAAGGCAGCTCATCCAGTGTGGCTCATTACACTGCTGTCCAGAATAGCAAGAATGGGAAATCTCTCAAGAGACATTCGTTTATCTCTGTGTTACCATGGAAACGACTTGTGGCAGTCTCTTCCAAAAAGAGACAACCGAAAAAGAGTCAGACCAACAACGGTTACCAGAACAACATAACTCATCTCAATAGCGAGAACCTTAAGAAGTCCCTCTCTTGTGCTAACCTATCCAGCTTCACGCAGGACTCAAAAGATTCTGTTTCTAAGGACCCAGTGTCTTCTGTCAGTAAGTCTTCTCAGCAGCAGCAAGTGCACTCTTCTCCAAAACGCGTGGTGGTGCAGGCTTCCACCAGTGAACTGCTGAAATGTCTTGGAGAGTTTCTTTGCCGAAGGTGTTACAAGTTGAAGCATCTTTCACCTACAGACCCTGTGCTATGGCTGAGAAGTGTAGACCGATCTCTACTACTCCAGGGGTGGCAGGACCAAGGCTTCATCACCCCAGCCAATGTGGTCTTCTTGTATATGCTTTGCCGAGATGTCATTTCTTCAGAGCTGACCAGCGAGCAAGAATTACAGGCTTCTTTACTGACCTGCGTATACCTATCCTACTCCTACATGGGCAATGAAATCTCTTATCCGCTAAAGCCCTTCCTAGTGGAAAGCTCTAAAGAGGCTTTTTGGGACCGATGCCTGTCTGTCATTGGACTAATGAGCCCCAAGATGCTGcgcatcaatgcagacccccagtATTTCACGCAGATCTTTGCTGATCTGAAAGCTGAGGGCATCCAAGAGGACAAGAACAGGCTGATGATAGGCTTGGATCGGTGAACTCTATGAACAGCTGGGGCTGGGAGGATGTTCAAGGTATAAGAGATGAGCGTGTTCGGAGAGTTGGTTCAGAGCAATGCTCTGCTGGAAACTGGTAATAGAACTGTGGCCCCTGGCAGGGTTTAACACTGGAATTCTGGTTCGATTTTTGAAAACCCTTTTCAGGTCTTAGCCAGAAGAAGTTGTCACGTTTATAGTGCTTGGCAGGTCTCAAGCAAGAAAAAGTTTACACAGTGCAATGTTCTGCAGTCCTCTGTGCAGGAATGCTCTGCAGGTCTGAAAATAGGTGGCATTGGTGAGGTTATGGTGGCATGTATAAAGAGACTTGGACATTACTCAGTTTTTTCGATAATCCACCAGTCTAACTTCCATTCTCATGTCTGCGCCTATCAAAGAAATTTTTGGCTATCACCTTAATTAACCTGATAGTTATTGTGCAATCTCATTAACCCTTAACTTGCACAGCTGAGGTGACAGTAGGCCATGCAATGCATGACAGAATTGCAAATGGTTTTTCTTACTGGGTATTAACTGCTTAGTGAAGAGACTGAAATAAGTTAACTTTTTTCTAGTTCCTTACATTAGAGCTTATTGCAGATGCCTAGAAGGCCTTCTACGTTTCTCCTACTCCATCATTGGAAGGAGGTTTCTGCTTTCAACATACCCATGTATTGGTTCATTGGCTTGTATAAGATTGCCAgaggagaaactttttttttttttttttttttttatgggttatcTCTCTTGTTGCTGAGCTAGGGCATAAGATACTCTCTGCAGCGGAGCTGACTATTATCCCAGGGCAATAGAAATGAAAATGTTTCTGCTTGAGACACATACAGCTAATAGGCCATGCATTTATTTAGAGGGAACCTATCAGATGGGAATATGAAAACTGTGTATGCTGACTTGTGTCTGCAGTTGCACGTTCCAGGGCTATGATCCTTACCCTTCTGTTCCTGAACAAGAATGCATGTTAGGTGTCTGTTGGCCAAGTTATATGCTTATTTCAGAATCAGCACCTTACCAAGTAGACAAGGGAGGGTAAGGGTGGCACCCCCAGAGCCTGCACCATCAAATGCAAGTCAGCAAGGGCAAGTTTCTGATTTTCTGCCCTGTCTGTTCCTTTTGATGCTGCAGAGTATTTACCAACCTGTAGAATAATCCCAATCTTAGTAGGGAACCCACTTTAATAAGGGAAGCGATTTTGGGGGATGATGGGCAACTGTGACAATGCAGCCTGTTTATTTTCAATGAAGAATGGAAGGGCCTTGGTGACTTTAGCAGCTCCTATTAAATTCACCTGTAATTGAACATTCAAATTCTGTCCCTAAATCTTGCTAGGGTATTTATTTCAGTACCCCACGTAACACTTTGATATTGTCATAATTATAGTTCACCACTAAAGAGTCCCGCAGACATTTTTGGGGCTCTCCTATTGAGCACTTTGTTTCTGACGGAATATTCTATTCCTAACTTcattatcagttttgggtggacttgcTTTATTAAGGACATAGTTTCCATTTTAGTTTAAGAATCAAAATTTGCCTAAATAATTTCCTTTGCAGAGGAAGAGGgtcaaaaatagctttttttttttttttttttattataaaaacccTATATTTTGCACTAATTGTACACTGCTTTACCCACTTCTTTTGTTCAAAGGCACAGTTACCCATAGGGTTGAACTGCAAATTCATTTGTATCTTCTAGATGTCTGAATGAACAAGTGTCTAATTCCTGAGATCAGACATTCCCTTGTTTAAAACTCATGGACCTATTCAGTAACTGCTGATGATAATATGCTACATGCACTGCCCATAGCCACATACCAAACTTTAATGAATGGGTCAGCTTGGTGGAAGATCAGTTGTGATTGGCTGCTGGCAGTTAAGCTGTCAGACTTAGATTAATGTAGTGTGAATTCTTATTGGTTGCTTTTGGGTTAGTGTATTTTTTTGCATTCCGTATCTGTCTAATATTATCCCTTTAATGTGAAATATGATTTATGTTAGTTTTACCATTCAAAAAGCAGGAACAGAATCGCATCACTGTGAAATGGCTCAGGGTAGCAGGGTTTTTATGTCTGAGGGCTAAGATGTAAAGCTGCCTTCCTGAGTCTCTGGCTAAAGTGTTACTATCACCCAGCAGGCACATTAGTGGCAGCCTTTTTTGAGCCATGTACCCATTAAGGTCTGAAGAACTAATCACATGATGCCACTTGCTTGTAATGGGCCAGTTCTCTTAAAATATTTCTTTGGCTGTAGGAATTGCATACAGGTGACAACACCCTTACAATATGTTTGCCTGTTGGCAAGGACCAAGCAAATAAATGTTTTGTTGGGGAGGCCCGCCAGCTGTACTTGGCATTTTCTTGTTGGGATTCAAGGCAGGCAGGGCTGGATTTttgtatgtgggtttttttttctttttttgaggctTTGCACAGATGGTTGTTGGTTCGGTATCCATGGCAGTATTTGCTCTAGTGCTATAGGGCGGCGTTTCtcgactccagtcctcaaggcgccccaacaggtcgtgttttcaagccttccattattttgcacaggtgatttgatcagtttcactgccttagtaattaccacagccatttcatctgagggaaaacatgacctgttggggcgccttgaggactggagttgagaaacactgctatagggcATCTTATTTTAAG contains:
- the CDK5R1 gene encoding cyclin-dependent kinase 5 activator 1, whose translation is MGTVLSISPSYRKAGLFEGSSSSVAHYTAVQNSKNGKSLKRHSFISVLPWKRLVAVSSKKRQPKKSQTNNGYQNNITHLNSENLKKSLSCANLSSFTQDSKDSVSKDPVSSVSKSSQQQQVHSSPKRVVVQASTSELLKCLGEFLCRRCYKLKHLSPTDPVLWLRSVDRSLLLQGWQDQGFITPANVVFLYMLCRDVISSELTSEQELQASLLTCVYLSYSYMGNEISYPLKPFLVESSKEAFWDRCLSVIGLMSPKMLRINADPQYFTQIFADLKAEGIQEDKNRLMIGLDR